One window from the genome of Cottoperca gobio chromosome 15, fCotGob3.1, whole genome shotgun sequence encodes:
- the klf5a gene encoding Krueppel-like factor 5 isoform X2: protein MAATLAMSSGGCGAQEDPFYPLQKATLPAGFPLEDSALFGLDCKITETDKTGHNDYAQAKYEMDRYLSPQSLSLPPHADSQQKSQRDSSSSLDQFFTGGDHTGAPYTLNMNLYFPDAAYLRMGLCQQVRPPQQQNHIGLTQIKTESVSPCFSPNIQLHCPNTTATSSCSTSGHGPSIAMETSAINMTLTGLPDFTSVFNQSGGGRGGDPVPEVFIKQEMSPQFEQHTLHHHDNSGSLFQLLNSGLDHHHGNDMEAHQHHHHHHHHHQQIQHTSTSTIHTPFHDLPQVPYLPPSPPSSEPGSPDRQKELLHTMSPPPSYAATIASKMAGSTPGIGPGPGTGSLAMPITTGPTPVPGQAAGLPQAPATTPTPAQTTMSARYNRRNNPDLEKRRIHHCDYPGCKKVYTKSSHLKAHLRTHTGEKPYRCTWDSCDWRFARSDELTRHFRKHTGAKPFQCAVCSRSFSRSDHLALHMKRHQN from the exons ATGGCCGCGACACTCGCGATGAGCAGCGGCGGCTGCGGCGCGCAGGAGGATCCCTTCTACCCGCTGCAGAAGGCGACTCTGCCCGCTGGATTCCCTCTGGAGGACTCGGCGTTGTTCGGCTTGGACTGCAAGATCACAGAAACGGACAAGACCGGACACAATGACTACGCACAG GCAAAGTATGAGATGGACAGGTATCTCTCCCCTCAGTCCCTTTCCCTTCCACCTCATGCAGACAGCCAGCAGAAGTCACAGAGAGACAGTTCGTCTTCGCTGGATCAGTTCTTCACTGGCGGCGACCACACTGGGGCTCCCTACACCCTCAACATGAATCTTTACTTCCCTGACGCTGCCTACCTGAGGATGGGCTTGTGTCAGCAGGTGCGGCCGCCTCAGCAGCAGAACCACATAGGTCTCACCCAAATCAAAACAGAATCTGTCTCCCCGTGTTTCTCCCCCAACATACAGCTGCACTGCCCCAACACGACGGCCACTAGTAGCTGCAGCACATCTGGGCATGGCCCCAGTATTGCCATGGAAACCTCAGCCATAAACATGACGTTAACAGGGTTACCGGACTTCACCAGTGTTTTCAACCAGTCGGGAGGCGGCCGCGGTGGCGATCCAGTGCCAGAAGTGTTCATTAAACAGGAAATGTCACCGCAGTTCGAGCAGCATACTCTCCACCACCATGACAACAGCGGCTCGCTTTTTCAGCTACTCAACTCTGGCTTGGACCATCACCATGGCAATGATATGGAGGCacatcagcatcatcatcatcatcatcaccatcatcagcaGATACAACACACTTCCACTTCCACAATCCACACGCCTTTCCATGACTTGCCG CAGGTGCCCTACCTGCCGCCCTCTCCGCCAAGCTCTGAGCCAGGCAGCCCCGACAGACAGAAGGAGCTGCTCCATACGatgtctcctcctccctcataTGCAGCAACCATCGCCTCCAAGATGGCAGGTAGCACTCCTGGAATCGGGCCGGGTCCGGGAACAGGCAGCTTAGCAATGCCCATCACTACAGGTCCCACTCCGGTCCCAGGCCAAGCCGCAGGCCTTCCCCAGGCACCTGCAACAACCCCAACCCCAGCTCAGACCACCATGTCTGCCCGCTACAACCGGAGGAACAACCCGGATTTGGAGAAGAGACGGATCCACCACTGTGATTACCCAG GCTGCAAGAAGGTCTACACCAAGTCGTCCCATCTGAAAGCCCACCTCAGGACTCACACGG gtgagaagccatacaGGTGCACGTGGGACAGCTGCGACTGGCGCTTCGCTCGTTCGGACGAGCTGACGCGCCATTTCCGAAAGCACACGGGCGCCAAACCCTTCCAGTGCGCCGTCTGCTCGCGCTCCTTTTCCAGATCCGACCACCTCGCTCTGCACATGAAGAGACACCAGAACTAg
- the klf5a gene encoding Krueppel-like factor 5 isoform X1, with protein MAATLAMSSGGCGAQEDPFYPLQKATLPAGFPLEDSALFGLDCKITETDKTGHNDYAQAKYEMDRYLSPQSLSLPPHADSQQKSQRDSSSSLDQFFTGGDHTGAPYTLNMNLYFPDAAYLRMGLCQQVRPPQQQNHIGLTQIKTESVSPCFSPNIQLHCPNTTATSSCSTSGHGPSIAMETSAINMTLTGLPDFTSVFNQSGGGRGGDPVPEVFIKQEMSPQFEQHTLHHHDNSGSLFQLLNSGLDHHHGNDMEAHQHHHHHHHHHQQIQHTSTSTIHTPFHDLPVASSTSQQEQTAKPAYCGLSGRAYTHPHAQAHPHFLQQQVPYLPPSPPSSEPGSPDRQKELLHTMSPPPSYAATIASKMAGSTPGIGPGPGTGSLAMPITTGPTPVPGQAAGLPQAPATTPTPAQTTMSARYNRRNNPDLEKRRIHHCDYPGCKKVYTKSSHLKAHLRTHTGEKPYRCTWDSCDWRFARSDELTRHFRKHTGAKPFQCAVCSRSFSRSDHLALHMKRHQN; from the exons ATGGCCGCGACACTCGCGATGAGCAGCGGCGGCTGCGGCGCGCAGGAGGATCCCTTCTACCCGCTGCAGAAGGCGACTCTGCCCGCTGGATTCCCTCTGGAGGACTCGGCGTTGTTCGGCTTGGACTGCAAGATCACAGAAACGGACAAGACCGGACACAATGACTACGCACAG GCAAAGTATGAGATGGACAGGTATCTCTCCCCTCAGTCCCTTTCCCTTCCACCTCATGCAGACAGCCAGCAGAAGTCACAGAGAGACAGTTCGTCTTCGCTGGATCAGTTCTTCACTGGCGGCGACCACACTGGGGCTCCCTACACCCTCAACATGAATCTTTACTTCCCTGACGCTGCCTACCTGAGGATGGGCTTGTGTCAGCAGGTGCGGCCGCCTCAGCAGCAGAACCACATAGGTCTCACCCAAATCAAAACAGAATCTGTCTCCCCGTGTTTCTCCCCCAACATACAGCTGCACTGCCCCAACACGACGGCCACTAGTAGCTGCAGCACATCTGGGCATGGCCCCAGTATTGCCATGGAAACCTCAGCCATAAACATGACGTTAACAGGGTTACCGGACTTCACCAGTGTTTTCAACCAGTCGGGAGGCGGCCGCGGTGGCGATCCAGTGCCAGAAGTGTTCATTAAACAGGAAATGTCACCGCAGTTCGAGCAGCATACTCTCCACCACCATGACAACAGCGGCTCGCTTTTTCAGCTACTCAACTCTGGCTTGGACCATCACCATGGCAATGATATGGAGGCacatcagcatcatcatcatcatcatcaccatcatcagcaGATACAACACACTTCCACTTCCACAATCCACACGCCTTTCCATGACTTGCCGGTAGCTTCTTCCACATCTCAACAAGAGCAAACTGCCAAGCCTGCCTATTGTGGCCTGAGTGGCAGGGCGTACACACATCCTCATGCTCAGGCACACCCTCATTTCCTTCAACAGCAGGTGCCCTACCTGCCGCCCTCTCCGCCAAGCTCTGAGCCAGGCAGCCCCGACAGACAGAAGGAGCTGCTCCATACGatgtctcctcctccctcataTGCAGCAACCATCGCCTCCAAGATGGCAGGTAGCACTCCTGGAATCGGGCCGGGTCCGGGAACAGGCAGCTTAGCAATGCCCATCACTACAGGTCCCACTCCGGTCCCAGGCCAAGCCGCAGGCCTTCCCCAGGCACCTGCAACAACCCCAACCCCAGCTCAGACCACCATGTCTGCCCGCTACAACCGGAGGAACAACCCGGATTTGGAGAAGAGACGGATCCACCACTGTGATTACCCAG GCTGCAAGAAGGTCTACACCAAGTCGTCCCATCTGAAAGCCCACCTCAGGACTCACACGG gtgagaagccatacaGGTGCACGTGGGACAGCTGCGACTGGCGCTTCGCTCGTTCGGACGAGCTGACGCGCCATTTCCGAAAGCACACGGGCGCCAAACCCTTCCAGTGCGCCGTCTGCTCGCGCTCCTTTTCCAGATCCGACCACCTCGCTCTGCACATGAAGAGACACCAGAACTAg